GGACAGGTTGAGAATCCCCTTTCGCAGAGAAATCCTCTGAAGAGGGGGAAGGACAGGTTTGCGGCGGCCTGGCCCTTTTCGCAGAAAAATCCTGAGGAGAGACGCGTCTCGAAGTTCCGTCCCGAAGGACGAAGCGGCGCGGGGCCTATCCCAAGCCCTTCTGGCCCATGGCGAGGAATTTCTCGCGGCGCTGTTTGCGCAGGACGGGGCCGTCGAACCGGAGCAGCGCGTCCAGCGCCCCGGCGATGGCGTCCTTCACGTTGGCGAAGACCATGTCCTTGTCCCGGTGCGCGCCGCCGACCGGTTCCGGCACGATGGCGTCGATCACCTCCAGGTCGAACAGGTCCTGCGCCGTCAATTTGAGCGCGTCGGCGGCATCCTGCGCGACATCCGAATCGCGCCACAGGATGGAGGCGCAGCCTTCGGGCGAGATCACCGAATAGACCGCGTGCTCCAGCATGAGCACCCGGTTGGCCGCGGCCAGCGCGATCGCGCCGCCGGACCCGCCCTCGCCGATCACGACGCCTATCAGCGGCGTCTCCAGATCGAGGCAGGTTTCGATCGACCGGGCGATGGCCTCGGCCTGGCCGCGCTCCTCGGCGCCCTTGCCGGGGTAGGCGCCCGACGTATCGACCAGCGTGACGACCGGCAGGCCGAACCGCTCGGCCAGCCGCATCAGGCGCATCGCCTTGCGATAGCCCTCCGGCCGCGCCATGCCGAAATTGTGGGTCAGGCGCGATTCGGTGTCGTGGCCCTTCTCGTTGCCGATGACGACCACGGAGCGGCCGTCGAAGCGCGCGAGGCCGCCGACGATGGCGCGGTCCTCGGCGAAGGCGCGGTCGCCGGCGAGCGGCAGGTAATCCTCGAACAGGTTTCCGATATATTCCGAGGCGTGCGGGCGTTCCGGATGGCGCGCAACCAGCACCTTCTGCCACGGCGTCAGCTTCGAATAGGTCGAGCGCAGCATGCGCTCCACCTTTTCCTGCATCCGGCCGACCTCTTCGGCAATGTTGAGGGCGCCGCCGTCCGTCAGGTGGCGCAATTCTTCGATCTTGCCTTCGAGTTCGGCGATCGGCTTTTCGAATTCGAGAAAGGACGGCATGGCGGGAGAATAGCGGATTCCGGAAATAATTCAATCGGTGGCAAACGCGAAAACAGCTATCTGCACTGCAAATCTCCGTTACGCCTTTCGACTTTGGGACCCGGCTCGCGTTCCGTCAGGGTCTCCAGAAACGCCACCAGATCGGCCTGTTCCTGCGCGCTCAGGTCGAGCCGGCGCAGGATCCGTTCCCCGCCGGCGTGCAGCCGTTCCTCGTCGAGGGTCGAATAGTGCCGGACCACGTCGGCGAGCGTTCGGAGGCTGCCGGCATGCATGTAGGGCGCGGTGAACGCCGCGTTGCGCAGGCCCGGCACCCGGAATTCGCCGAAGTTGCTGTGGGCCAGGCGGACATGGCGGGTCTTGACGGCGGTGGCACGCGCCGGATCGTCGTTGAACCGGCCGAGCAGCGTGTAGGGACTCTTGCGCAATTTGCGGATGCCGCCGAAGCGGCCGGGGTCGGCCCGGCGGGATAGTGCGAAATGCGGCACGCCGGCATCGGCGAACTCGCCGTTGGTGAAGGCCGGGCCGAAATGGCAGAAGGCGCAGTTGCCCCGGCCGACGAACAGGCGCAGG
The genomic region above belongs to Rhodospirillaceae bacterium and contains:
- a CDS encoding acetyl-CoA carboxylase carboxyltransferase subunit alpha, producing MPSFLEFEKPIAELEGKIEELRHLTDGGALNIAEEVGRMQEKVERMLRSTYSKLTPWQKVLVARHPERPHASEYIGNLFEDYLPLAGDRAFAEDRAIVGGLARFDGRSVVVIGNEKGHDTESRLTHNFGMARPEGYRKAMRLMRLAERFGLPVVTLVDTSGAYPGKGAEERGQAEAIARSIETCLDLETPLIGVVIGEGGSGGAIALAAANRVLMLEHAVYSVISPEGCASILWRDSDVAQDAADALKLTAQDLFDLEVIDAIVPEPVGGAHRDKDMVFANVKDAIAGALDALLRFDGPVLRKQRREKFLAMGQKGLG